Proteins co-encoded in one Sphingopyxis sp. BE259 genomic window:
- a CDS encoding S9 family peptidase, producing MRKLAILGASLFVLSVQPSYAQDAPAPPPAAQDGATPAPAAEPAPPAMSAAAVGSARTAPERRLTGADLFDLAIAADPQISPDGRHIAYVRRANDIMTDRAVSSIWLIDTATGEEIPLAGRQGGAFSPRWSPDGKRLAYASTEGGSAQLWVRWMTGGEAVRLTGLPTAPSSLAWSPDGRSIAYTMLVKDDGLKLGAAPANKPEGATWAEPLEIRDLLTYRADGQGYVEPGFEKIFLVPATGGAPRQLSFGPYHDTGPLSWSRDGRTLYFAANRRADWETDPVESEVYALDVAGGRITALTDRNGPDANPLVSPDGRLIAYLGFDDNRRAYEHTRLYVMAPDGANRRSLTANWDYSVDAIQWGDGGRALYAQYDDHGETRIARIGLDGSVRDVAKGLSGGGLDRPYTGGSFTVSDGGAIAFTGGTATRPAEVQLARGGSARILTDLNRSLREVKSLGEVRKITTASSHDGKPIEGWLTLPPGYVAGQRVPLILEIHGGPFTAYGPHFSTDNQLYAAAGYAVMSANPRGSTSYGAAFAQEIDKAYPGNDYFDLISIVDQAIALGVADPDALFVTGGSGGGVLTSWIVGKTNRFKAAVTQKPVINWTTQALTADGPAFFGPYWLGAQPWEKPELYWSLSPLSLVGNVETPTLVVVGAEDYRTPVSESEQYYTALRLRGVPTALVKIPGASHGGIAARPSQSAAKAAAILAWFAKYRQGWTRPPAP from the coding sequence TTTTGGGCGCAAGCCTGTTCGTGCTGTCGGTTCAACCGAGTTACGCGCAGGACGCGCCCGCGCCGCCTCCCGCCGCGCAGGATGGCGCCACGCCCGCACCCGCCGCCGAGCCCGCACCCCCCGCCATGTCCGCCGCCGCGGTCGGCAGCGCGCGCACCGCGCCCGAACGCCGCCTGACCGGCGCCGACCTGTTCGACCTAGCGATCGCCGCCGACCCCCAGATCAGCCCCGACGGCCGCCACATCGCCTATGTCCGCCGCGCCAACGACATCATGACCGACCGCGCGGTCAGCAGTATCTGGCTCATCGACACAGCGACCGGCGAGGAAATCCCGCTGGCGGGACGGCAAGGCGGCGCCTTTTCGCCCCGCTGGTCGCCCGACGGCAAACGACTGGCCTACGCCTCGACCGAAGGCGGCAGCGCCCAGCTATGGGTGCGCTGGATGACTGGCGGCGAGGCGGTGCGGTTGACCGGCCTGCCGACCGCCCCCTCATCGCTCGCCTGGTCGCCCGACGGGCGCTCGATCGCTTATACCATGCTGGTCAAGGACGACGGGCTGAAACTTGGCGCCGCCCCCGCCAACAAGCCCGAAGGCGCGACTTGGGCCGAGCCGCTCGAAATCCGGGACCTCCTGACCTATCGCGCCGATGGGCAGGGCTATGTCGAACCTGGATTCGAAAAAATCTTCCTTGTCCCGGCCACCGGCGGTGCCCCGCGCCAGCTGAGCTTCGGCCCCTATCACGACACCGGACCGTTGAGCTGGTCGCGCGATGGACGCACGCTCTATTTTGCCGCCAATCGCCGCGCCGATTGGGAGACCGATCCGGTCGAAAGCGAAGTCTACGCCCTCGACGTCGCGGGCGGGCGCATCACCGCGCTCACCGACCGCAACGGCCCTGACGCCAACCCTTTGGTGTCACCCGACGGACGACTGATCGCCTATCTGGGCTTCGACGATAATCGGCGCGCCTATGAACATACCCGGCTTTACGTGATGGCCCCCGACGGCGCGAACCGCCGCAGTCTTACCGCCAATTGGGACTATAGTGTCGATGCGATCCAATGGGGTGACGGCGGCCGCGCGCTCTACGCACAATATGACGATCATGGCGAAACCCGCATCGCGCGCATCGGCCTTGACGGATCGGTCCGCGACGTCGCCAAAGGGCTGTCGGGGGGCGGGCTCGACCGGCCCTACACCGGCGGCAGTTTTACCGTATCGGATGGCGGCGCGATCGCCTTCACCGGCGGCACCGCGACCCGCCCGGCCGAAGTGCAGCTAGCGCGCGGCGGCTCGGCGCGCATCCTGACCGACCTCAACCGCAGCTTACGCGAAGTGAAATCACTCGGCGAAGTCCGCAAGATCACCACCGCGTCCAGCCACGATGGCAAGCCGATCGAGGGCTGGCTCACCCTTCCCCCCGGCTATGTCGCGGGTCAACGCGTGCCGCTGATCCTTGAGATCCACGGCGGCCCCTTCACCGCCTACGGCCCGCATTTTTCGACCGATAATCAGCTTTACGCCGCCGCGGGCTACGCCGTCATGTCGGCCAACCCGCGCGGCTCGACCAGCTATGGCGCAGCCTTTGCGCAGGAAATCGACAAGGCTTATCCGGGCAATGATTATTTCGACCTGATCAGCATCGTCGACCAGGCGATCGCGCTCGGAGTGGCCGATCCCGACGCGCTGTTCGTCACCGGCGGCTCGGGCGGCGGCGTGCTCACCAGCTGGATCGTGGGCAAGACCAACCGCTTCAAGGCCGCGGTGACCCAGAAACCGGTGATCAATTGGACCACACAGGCGCTGACCGCCGACGGCCCCGCCTTTTTCGGCCCCTATTGGCTCGGCGCCCAACCATGGGAAAAGCCCGAACTTTATTGGTCGCTGTCACCGCTGTCGCTCGTCGGCAATGTCGAAACCCCGACGCTGGTCGTTGTAGGCGCGGAGGATTACCGCACCCCGGTCAGCGAATCCGAACAATATTACACCGCGCTGCGATTGCGCGGCGTCCCGACCGCGCTGGTCAAGATCCCCGGCGCCAGCCACGGCGGCATCGCGGCGCGGCCTTCGCAATCGGCGGCCAAAGCAGCGGCGATCCTCGCCTGGTTCGCCAAATACCGCCAAGGCTGGACCCGCCCGCCCGCGCCCTGA
- a CDS encoding ribosomal protein L7/L12 — protein MGKLLFLILGLLLGLLLARYLRRQRASRELSGPPPRPMVRVGDERINNDEIRALIRQNQKIEAIKRVRERTGLGLAEAKDAVEALEQTMR, from the coding sequence ATGGGCAAGCTACTGTTCCTGATCCTCGGCCTGCTGCTTGGCCTGCTGCTCGCGCGCTATCTGCGTCGGCAGCGGGCGAGCCGCGAGCTTTCGGGACCACCGCCGCGCCCGATGGTGCGCGTCGGCGACGAACGGATCAACAATGACGAAATCCGCGCCCTGATCCGCCAGAACCAAAAGATCGAGGCGATCAAGCGGGTCCGCGAACGCACCGGCCTCGGTCTTGCCGAAGCCAAGGACGCGGTCGAGGCGCTCGAGCAGACGATGCGCTGA
- a CDS encoding response regulator transcription factor — MTPSIIIADDHPVFRGGLAQLVGGAFPGMALREAGSVAEMLGVAERYMAPWLFTIDLLFPGMDPAETLPMMRRRFPRSSIAVVSMFDDDATIDRVMAYGADAYIAKSVRADRMVAGLRALQQGEFVVLKPDQPSMCAMPPAAAVSPTLTERQVEVLTMLAQKQSNKQIARRLDLSHFTVRNHVSHLLRTMGAATRGELAEKARHAGLIA; from the coding sequence ATGACCCCCAGCATTATCATCGCCGACGATCACCCGGTGTTCCGCGGCGGGCTGGCGCAACTTGTCGGCGGCGCGTTCCCCGGCATGGCGCTACGCGAAGCAGGCTCGGTCGCCGAAATGCTCGGTGTCGCCGAACGCTATATGGCGCCTTGGCTGTTCACCATCGATTTGCTGTTTCCGGGGATGGACCCCGCCGAAACGCTGCCGATGATGCGGCGCCGCTTCCCGCGTTCGTCGATCGCGGTCGTGTCGATGTTCGACGATGATGCCACGATCGACCGCGTGATGGCCTATGGCGCTGATGCCTATATCGCCAAATCGGTGCGCGCCGACCGCATGGTTGCGGGGCTCCGCGCGCTGCAACAGGGCGAATTTGTCGTGCTGAAACCCGACCAGCCGTCCATGTGCGCGATGCCGCCGGCCGCGGCCGTCTCGCCCACGCTGACCGAGCGTCAGGTCGAGGTGCTGACAATGCTCGCGCAGAAACAATCGAACAAACAGATCGCGCGCCGCCTCGACCTGTCGCATTTCACCGTCCGCAACCATGTGTCGCATCTGCTGCGCACGATGGGCGCCGCGACGCGCGGCGAGCTGGCCGAAAAGGCCCGCCACGCGGGGCTGATCGCTTAG
- the acnA gene encoding aconitate hydratase AcnA, which produces MTTTGNDTLGTRSTLSVGGKNYAYYSLAKAAAKLGDVSRLPFSMKVLLENLLRFEDGGFTVSTGDVQAIVDWQKDPHSNQEIQYRPARVLLQDFTGVPCVVDLAAMRDAIAKLGGDTTKINPLVPVHLVIDHSVMVDEFGHPKAFEQNVEIEYYRNGERYDFLKWGSKSLDNFKAVPPGTGICHQVNLEHIAQAVWSSEDASGETVAYPDTCVGTDSHTTMINGLGVLGWGVGGIEAEAAMLGQPVSMLIPEVVGFKMTGSLKEGVTATDLVLTATQMLRAKGVVGRFVEYFGPGLASLSLADRATLANMAPEYGATCGFFGIDDKTLDYMRLTGRSDENIALVEAYAKAQGLWIVEGAADPVFTDTLELDLATVVPSLAGPKRPQDRVSLPDVDDVFNADMVNTYKKAQTRVPVEGKDFDIGDGDVTIAAITSCTNTSNPGVLIAAGLVAKKADAYGLKPKPWVKTSLAPGSQVVTDYLEKAGLQAHLDNIGFNLVGYGCTTCIGNSGPLAEPISKAINEHGLVAAAVISGNRNFEGRVSPDVRANFLASPPLVVAYALKGTVIEDFTTTPIGQAQDGSDVFLKDIWPTNQEVAETMAGAVDREMFEARYAHVYKGDEHWQKIEVEGSDTYQWRAGSTYVANPPYFEGMSMTPAPVSDIVNARPLAILGDSITTDHISPAGSIKADSPAGKWLMEHQVSKADFNSYGARRGHHDVMMRGTFANIRIKNEMVPGIEGGMSRYGSEVMPIYDAAMRHKADGTPLVVIAGKEYGTGSSRDWAAKGTNLLGVRAVIVESFERIHRSNLVGMGVLPLQFLDGESRETLGLTGDDQFTITGVADLKPRQTVTVNVTRADGSTFSFNTLCRIDTANEVEYYMNGGILHYVLRKLAA; this is translated from the coding sequence ATGACGACCACGGGCAACGACACGCTGGGCACCCGTTCGACGCTGAGCGTCGGCGGCAAGAATTACGCTTATTATTCGCTCGCCAAGGCCGCGGCAAAACTGGGCGACGTGTCGCGGCTGCCGTTCAGCATGAAAGTGCTGCTCGAAAACCTGCTGCGCTTCGAAGATGGCGGCTTCACCGTTTCGACCGGCGACGTGCAGGCGATCGTCGACTGGCAGAAAGACCCCCATTCGAACCAGGAAATCCAGTATCGCCCGGCGCGCGTGCTGCTCCAGGATTTCACCGGCGTGCCCTGCGTCGTCGACCTTGCAGCGATGCGCGATGCGATCGCCAAGCTCGGCGGCGACACGACCAAGATCAACCCGCTCGTCCCCGTTCATCTCGTCATCGACCACTCGGTCATGGTCGACGAATTCGGCCATCCGAAGGCATTCGAGCAGAATGTCGAGATCGAATATTATCGCAATGGCGAACGCTACGACTTCCTGAAATGGGGTTCGAAGTCGCTCGACAATTTCAAGGCGGTGCCCCCGGGCACTGGCATCTGCCATCAGGTCAATCTGGAACATATCGCGCAGGCGGTGTGGTCGAGCGAGGATGCGTCGGGTGAAACCGTCGCCTATCCCGACACCTGCGTCGGCACCGACAGCCACACGACGATGATCAACGGGCTGGGTGTGCTCGGCTGGGGCGTCGGCGGGATCGAGGCCGAGGCCGCGATGCTGGGTCAGCCGGTGTCGATGCTGATCCCCGAAGTTGTCGGGTTCAAGATGACGGGCAGCCTGAAGGAAGGGGTCACTGCGACCGACCTCGTGCTCACCGCGACGCAGATGCTGCGCGCCAAGGGCGTCGTCGGCCGCTTCGTCGAATATTTCGGCCCCGGCCTCGCGTCGCTGAGCCTCGCCGACCGCGCGACGCTCGCGAACATGGCGCCCGAATATGGTGCGACCTGCGGCTTCTTCGGCATCGACGACAAGACGCTCGATTACATGCGCCTGACCGGCCGCAGCGACGAGAATATCGCGCTGGTCGAAGCCTATGCCAAGGCGCAAGGGCTGTGGATCGTCGAGGGTGCCGCGGACCCGGTTTTCACTGACACGCTCGAACTCGACCTCGCCACCGTCGTTCCGTCGCTCGCGGGGCCGAAGCGGCCGCAGGACCGCGTCTCGCTGCCCGACGTTGACGATGTGTTCAACGCCGATATGGTCAACACCTATAAAAAGGCGCAGACGCGCGTGCCAGTCGAGGGCAAGGATTTCGACATCGGTGACGGCGACGTCACCATCGCCGCGATCACCAGCTGCACCAACACCTCGAACCCCGGGGTGCTGATCGCCGCGGGGCTCGTTGCGAAGAAAGCCGACGCCTACGGCCTGAAGCCGAAACCGTGGGTCAAGACCTCGCTCGCGCCGGGAAGCCAAGTGGTCACCGACTATCTGGAAAAGGCCGGGCTGCAGGCGCATCTCGACAATATCGGCTTCAACCTCGTCGGTTATGGCTGCACCACCTGCATCGGCAATTCAGGCCCGCTGGCCGAGCCGATTTCGAAGGCGATCAACGAACATGGCCTCGTCGCCGCAGCGGTCATCTCGGGCAACCGCAACTTCGAAGGCCGCGTGTCGCCCGACGTGCGCGCCAACTTCCTCGCCTCGCCGCCGCTCGTCGTCGCCTATGCGCTGAAGGGCACGGTGATCGAAGATTTCACCACCACCCCGATCGGGCAGGCACAGGACGGCAGCGACGTGTTCCTCAAAGACATCTGGCCTACCAACCAGGAAGTCGCCGAAACGATGGCGGGCGCAGTCGACCGCGAGATGTTCGAAGCGCGCTATGCCCATGTCTACAAGGGCGACGAGCATTGGCAGAAAATTGAGGTTGAAGGCTCGGATACCTACCAGTGGCGCGCGGGATCGACCTATGTCGCCAACCCGCCCTACTTCGAGGGCATGTCGATGACCCCCGCGCCGGTGTCGGATATCGTGAACGCCAGGCCGCTCGCGATCCTGGGTGACAGCATCACGACCGACCACATCTCGCCCGCAGGCAGCATCAAGGCGGACTCACCGGCCGGAAAATGGCTGATGGAACATCAGGTTAGCAAGGCCGACTTCAACAGCTACGGCGCTCGCCGCGGCCACCACGACGTCATGATGCGCGGCACCTTCGCCAACATCCGCATCAAGAACGAAATGGTCCCCGGCATCGAGGGCGGCATGTCGCGCTATGGCAGCGAAGTCATGCCGATCTACGACGCCGCGATGCGCCACAAGGCCGACGGCACCCCGCTGGTCGTCATCGCGGGCAAGGAATATGGCACCGGCTCGTCGCGCGACTGGGCGGCGAAGGGCACCAATCTGCTCGGCGTCCGCGCGGTGATCGTCGAGAGTTTCGAGCGTATCCACCGCTCGAACCTCGTCGGCATGGGCGTGCTGCCGCTCCAGTTCCTCGACGGCGAGAGCCGCGAGACGCTGGGCCTGACCGGCGACGACCAGTTCACCATCACCGGCGTTGCGGACCTGAAGCCGCGCCAGACCGTCACCGTGAACGTCACCCGCGCCGATGGTTCGACCTTCAGCTTCAATACGCTGTGCCGCATCGATACCGCGAACGAGGTCGAATATTATATGAACGGCGGCATTCTGCATTACGTCCTGCGCAAGCTGGCGGCGTAA